A genomic segment from Actinoplanes sichuanensis encodes:
- a CDS encoding CHAT domain-containing protein encodes MDDVLLLGYAGVALAASGHGDVDAAIDTVLALPDGAPGRAHLAAALIAAIVRDGKVEPTRMRSLNGLVAAADADPPQSPTWPALRAGVTAMCITFAAAYGEVHDPRTALIEVEKLAAEAGPGSPAAMLLDSARHGLGFLTALREGDESSIQQLPERVARLREQAATSMPQALPTADVLVALSDLAVANRTGADLLEPMRRLRVATDALAADDPLRAMGKDTLNSIGPLIGLAPEDLDDPRGTDGFDEVYGLAIRLNHEAMKLLDGGEETDPAKIEQAIGKMREAVASLGPDDPQRPFHLSGLALTILRRSEVTNSIAGLPEARDLLLEARESAGGAHHAQWAWINQIYSAVEQRLTGTGTAHQDAVMDALRGHIYQVMVQIDLAGATVAAREASREAADAARWALQAGDPAGAIAALDMGRGLALFAATEVGTIGRRLREAGHPELAGRWDAAVASGEPDRLPTALRREALAALTHNGETALLDPPELGEIQNALQALDADALVYLVPGPDDMPAIPGYAVVAPASGPPSYLHLTGLRTADHDVERYLAASARRDLDVIDDEPAPDAAFTGSLDRLCDWAWRAAIGPLVEKYLPRLGTPADRPPRMVLVPMGNLGLIPWQAARRGDGRYAVELVAISYTASARMLCHAAGQNAVPPAPTGLIVGDPGTGGRTRSLPAARAEAYAIRRSFYPGARYVGRRADGSPSATGPGSTAEVTAWLSDTGPGAGAMLHLACHGFMATEGVPTAYVLLADGDRLTAESLGPLMARTPQRQIGLVVLAACHTGQAINGYDEAYSLGTAFLAAGVRSVLSTQWSVPDSDTSVLMYMFHHFRMDRRRPVWAALRDAQLWMLDPHRQVPDRMPAELRHQLRTADPAAVVSWAGFLHWGR; translated from the coding sequence ATGGACGACGTACTCCTGCTCGGATACGCGGGCGTGGCACTGGCCGCGTCCGGTCACGGCGACGTGGACGCGGCGATCGACACGGTGCTGGCGCTGCCGGACGGCGCACCGGGACGTGCCCATCTGGCCGCGGCGCTGATCGCGGCGATCGTCCGCGACGGCAAAGTCGAACCGACCCGGATGAGAAGTCTGAACGGACTGGTCGCAGCGGCCGACGCCGACCCGCCGCAGTCACCGACGTGGCCGGCTCTGCGGGCCGGGGTCACGGCGATGTGCATCACGTTCGCCGCCGCGTATGGCGAGGTGCATGATCCCCGCACCGCGCTCATCGAGGTCGAGAAGCTCGCCGCCGAGGCCGGCCCCGGTTCGCCGGCCGCGATGCTGCTGGACTCAGCGCGGCACGGTCTCGGTTTTCTGACAGCGCTCCGGGAGGGCGATGAGTCCTCGATCCAGCAACTACCCGAGCGGGTCGCCCGGCTCCGGGAACAGGCCGCGACCAGCATGCCGCAGGCGCTGCCGACGGCGGACGTCCTCGTCGCGCTGAGCGATCTGGCAGTCGCCAATCGAACCGGCGCCGACCTCCTGGAACCGATGCGACGCCTCCGGGTGGCGACCGATGCCCTGGCCGCCGACGATCCTTTACGCGCCATGGGGAAGGACACGTTGAACTCGATCGGCCCGCTCATCGGTCTCGCCCCGGAGGACCTGGACGATCCGCGCGGAACAGACGGGTTCGACGAGGTGTACGGCCTGGCGATTCGCCTCAACCACGAGGCGATGAAACTACTCGACGGCGGGGAGGAGACCGATCCGGCCAAGATCGAGCAGGCCATCGGCAAGATGCGTGAGGCGGTCGCCTCCCTCGGCCCGGATGACCCGCAGCGCCCCTTCCACCTTTCCGGGCTGGCCCTGACCATCCTGCGGCGCTCCGAGGTGACGAACTCGATCGCCGGACTGCCGGAGGCGCGGGACCTGCTGCTCGAGGCACGTGAGTCGGCCGGGGGCGCCCACCACGCGCAGTGGGCATGGATCAACCAGATCTACTCCGCCGTCGAGCAGCGGCTCACCGGCACGGGCACCGCGCACCAGGACGCCGTGATGGACGCGCTGCGCGGGCACATCTACCAGGTGATGGTCCAGATCGACCTGGCCGGCGCGACCGTGGCCGCTCGCGAAGCCTCCCGGGAGGCCGCCGACGCCGCCCGGTGGGCCCTGCAGGCCGGCGACCCGGCCGGTGCGATCGCCGCCCTCGACATGGGACGCGGGCTGGCTCTCTTCGCCGCCACCGAGGTCGGCACGATCGGGCGACGGCTACGCGAGGCCGGGCACCCCGAGCTCGCCGGGCGCTGGGATGCCGCGGTCGCCTCCGGCGAGCCCGACCGACTACCCACGGCGTTACGACGGGAAGCACTCGCCGCGCTCACCCACAACGGCGAGACCGCGCTTCTCGACCCACCCGAGTTGGGCGAGATCCAGAACGCGCTACAGGCACTCGACGCCGACGCTCTCGTCTATCTCGTTCCGGGTCCGGACGACATGCCCGCGATCCCGGGGTACGCCGTGGTCGCCCCCGCCTCCGGGCCGCCGAGCTACCTGCACCTCACCGGCCTGCGGACCGCCGATCACGACGTCGAGCGGTACCTCGCGGCGTCCGCCCGGCGTGACCTGGACGTGATCGACGACGAGCCCGCGCCGGACGCCGCGTTCACCGGCAGCCTCGACAGACTCTGCGACTGGGCGTGGCGGGCCGCGATCGGGCCGCTCGTCGAGAAGTACCTGCCCCGGCTCGGCACTCCAGCCGACCGGCCGCCGCGGATGGTGCTCGTGCCGATGGGCAACCTCGGTCTCATCCCGTGGCAGGCGGCCCGGCGCGGCGACGGCCGGTACGCGGTCGAGCTGGTCGCCATCTCGTATACGGCGTCGGCCCGCATGCTGTGCCACGCGGCCGGGCAGAACGCGGTACCGCCGGCCCCGACCGGTCTGATCGTCGGCGATCCGGGCACCGGCGGCCGGACCCGCTCGCTGCCGGCCGCGCGCGCCGAGGCGTACGCGATCCGCCGCTCCTTCTACCCGGGCGCCCGTTACGTCGGCCGGCGAGCCGACGGCAGCCCCAGCGCGACCGGCCCCGGCAGCACGGCCGAGGTCACCGCCTGGCTCAGCGACACCGGCCCGGGCGCCGGGGCGATGCTGCATCTGGCCTGCCACGGCTTCATGGCGACCGAGGGGGTGCCCACCGCGTACGTCCTGCTGGCCGACGGGGATCGACTCACCGCCGAATCGCTGGGACCACTGATGGCCCGCACTCCGCAGCGACAGATCGGGCTGGTCGTGCTGGCGGCCTGCCACACCGGACAGGCGATCAACGGGTACGACGAGGCGTACAGCCTGGGGACCGCCTTCCTCGCCGCCGGGGTCCGATCGGTGCTCTCCACCCAGTGGAGCGTGCCCGACAGTGACACGTCGGTGCTGATGTACATGTTCCACCACTTCCGGATGGACCGGCGACGGCCGGTCTGGGCGGCGCTGCGGGACGCCCAGTTGTGGATGCTCGACCCGCACCGGCAGGTGCCCGACCGCATGCCCGCCGAACTCCGCCACCAGCTGCGCACGGCCGACCCGGCCGCGGTCGTGTCGTGGGCCGGGTTCCTGCACTGGGGCCGATAG
- a CDS encoding TerD family protein: protein MTALTEVPRHPMTGDTAEVRVAATSGKAQPIALLLDRRGRVTSEYDLVFAGMPAHPTGAAQYAGDTLRLTPSAAGEDIRRITVGLLRGPEATTEAEIHIFGTPFRHRAGAAEPVVLLAEFVREPDGGWSYQRAGYGLGSAALLVSRFRAEPDGTLQRRLTTHLAALYPAAAAPIAAPPSGLIVGSVSLDQGEHASVARSASLRAALDWSMRAKDLDLYALYVDVSGRSGVCYYRDQGSLSGPPYICLTSGDSRGRETLQVSRTDQFRYVLICAYSAVENGFGSFAAFHAFAEIDNGDGSVVQTPLRHRNRYSYWVAIALLDLTAPDRISVRHVERYSKPRSEARPALYPDGTFQMDAGPVEFKTR, encoded by the coding sequence GTGACCGCGCTGACCGAGGTGCCCCGGCACCCGATGACCGGCGACACGGCCGAGGTCCGCGTCGCCGCCACGTCCGGCAAGGCCCAGCCGATCGCTCTTCTACTCGACCGCCGGGGCCGGGTGACCTCGGAGTACGACCTGGTCTTCGCCGGCATGCCGGCCCATCCGACGGGCGCGGCGCAGTACGCCGGCGACACGCTGCGGCTGACGCCGTCAGCCGCGGGCGAGGACATCAGACGGATCACGGTCGGCCTGCTGCGCGGTCCGGAGGCCACCACCGAAGCCGAGATCCACATCTTCGGTACGCCGTTCCGGCACCGCGCCGGCGCCGCCGAACCCGTGGTGCTGCTGGCCGAGTTCGTCCGCGAGCCGGACGGCGGCTGGAGTTACCAGCGGGCCGGATACGGGCTGGGCTCGGCGGCCCTGCTCGTGTCCCGCTTCCGCGCCGAGCCGGACGGCACCCTGCAACGGCGGCTCACCACCCACCTGGCCGCCCTGTATCCGGCCGCGGCCGCTCCGATCGCCGCGCCACCGTCCGGCCTGATCGTCGGCAGCGTCTCCCTGGACCAGGGCGAACACGCGTCGGTCGCCCGCAGCGCGTCGTTGCGGGCGGCACTCGACTGGAGCATGCGGGCCAAGGATCTGGACCTCTACGCGTTGTACGTGGACGTTTCCGGCCGCTCCGGTGTCTGCTACTACCGCGATCAGGGTTCGCTGAGCGGCCCGCCGTACATCTGTCTCACCTCGGGTGACTCCCGCGGCCGCGAAACCCTGCAGGTGAGCCGCACCGACCAGTTCCGGTACGTGCTGATCTGCGCGTACTCGGCGGTCGAGAACGGGTTCGGCTCGTTCGCCGCCTTCCACGCCTTCGCCGAGATCGACAACGGCGACGGGTCAGTGGTGCAGACGCCGCTGCGGCACCGCAACCGGTACTCGTACTGGGTCGCGATCGCGCTGCTCGACCTGACCGCCCCGGACCGGATCTCGGTACGCCACGTCGAGCGCTACTCCAAGCCGCGCAGCGAGGCCCGGCCCGCCCTGTACCCGGACGGCACGTTCCAGATGGACGCCGGGCCGGTCGAGTTCAAGACCCGGTGA
- a CDS encoding TRAFAC clade GTPase domain-containing protein translates to MFYLIYLMFLLWWYLLIGSIFLTLAIPAVLGSSGYFLVLYLGAYLRASGQALGLRTPGQAVPIAQPGLDPPAYLHYLSGPAGRDLQQVARLSWQGMKLEGRKANDKVKGRWFGYGTGKYRKAVGFFLSAGLWLGSALTAFVLGIAVVGAVILWGTLFVLAKALLYTLRGIDAGLSAIRRIRLSCPVCHQPMAYPAYECPTCAVKHHNVRPGRYGVLRRICRCGTKMPTLLLLGSHRMSAFCPHPNCGTPLAEGAGTAREVVVPMLGATTSGKTRMMLALSAALVDGDPLPGLSASPADDATKKKIDQLQQALRSKGGTDKTLAGDAMRAYSFNLDGRGGVKRLMHIFDPPGERLNESARLHELRFMRMAHSFVFIVDPLAIPDVWNSLDSTAQQANQQYRSAQPPDFIFSQVLQNLEGMGVQPGKKAIAVAVTKSDLTDGIPICAELGDGGNDVVRDWLNDRAGMDNMVRAITKAFGDVRYFHTTARFTDGDVDDNVRALLLWTLGRYGVN, encoded by the coding sequence ATGTTCTACCTCATCTATCTCATGTTCCTCCTCTGGTGGTACCTGCTGATCGGCAGCATCTTCCTGACCCTGGCCATCCCGGCCGTGCTCGGCTCCAGCGGCTACTTCCTGGTCCTCTACCTGGGCGCCTACCTGCGGGCCAGCGGACAGGCACTCGGCTTGCGCACGCCGGGCCAGGCCGTACCGATCGCGCAACCCGGCCTGGACCCGCCCGCCTACCTGCACTACCTCTCCGGCCCGGCCGGCCGTGACCTGCAGCAGGTGGCCCGCCTCTCCTGGCAGGGCATGAAACTGGAGGGACGCAAAGCCAACGACAAGGTCAAAGGCCGCTGGTTCGGGTACGGCACCGGCAAGTACCGCAAGGCCGTCGGGTTCTTCCTGAGCGCCGGCCTCTGGCTCGGCTCGGCCCTGACGGCGTTCGTGCTGGGCATCGCCGTAGTCGGCGCGGTCATCCTCTGGGGCACCCTGTTCGTGCTGGCCAAGGCCCTGCTCTATACGCTGCGCGGCATCGACGCGGGCCTGTCGGCGATCCGCCGCATCCGGCTGAGCTGCCCGGTCTGCCACCAGCCGATGGCGTACCCGGCCTACGAGTGCCCCACCTGCGCGGTCAAACACCACAACGTCCGCCCCGGCCGGTACGGCGTGCTCCGGCGCATCTGCCGGTGCGGCACGAAGATGCCCACCCTGCTGCTGCTCGGCAGCCACCGCATGAGCGCGTTCTGCCCGCACCCCAACTGCGGCACGCCCCTGGCCGAGGGCGCCGGCACCGCCCGCGAGGTGGTCGTGCCCATGCTCGGCGCCACCACCAGCGGCAAGACCCGGATGATGCTCGCCCTCTCGGCCGCCCTCGTCGACGGCGACCCGCTACCGGGCCTGTCCGCGTCACCGGCCGACGACGCCACCAAGAAGAAGATCGACCAGTTGCAGCAGGCGCTACGCAGCAAGGGCGGCACCGACAAGACCCTGGCCGGCGACGCCATGCGCGCCTACTCGTTCAACCTCGACGGCCGCGGCGGGGTCAAGCGGCTCATGCACATCTTCGACCCGCCCGGCGAACGCCTCAACGAATCGGCCCGCCTGCACGAACTGCGGTTCATGCGGATGGCACACAGCTTCGTCTTCATCGTCGACCCGCTGGCCATCCCGGACGTGTGGAACTCCCTGGACAGCACCGCCCAGCAGGCCAACCAGCAGTACCGGTCGGCCCAGCCACCCGACTTCATCTTCTCCCAGGTCCTGCAGAACCTGGAAGGCATGGGTGTGCAGCCGGGTAAGAAGGCGATCGCCGTCGCCGTCACCAAGAGCGACCTCACCGACGGCATTCCGATCTGCGCCGAACTCGGCGACGGCGGCAACGACGTCGTCCGCGACTGGCTCAACGACCGGGCCGGCATGGACAACATGGTCCGCGCCATCACCAAGGCCTTCGGCGACGTCCGCTACTTCCACACCACCGCCCGCTTCACCGACGGCGACGTCGACGACAACGTCCGTGCCCTGCTCCTGTGGACCCTCGGCCGATACGGAGTGAACTGA
- a CDS encoding GTPase-associated protein 1-related protein, which translates to MGAPQMYYTSCESGLAGYPGFQFNAATPGVGDDVLRRVEQATSYEPPRSLGYQPTSEQIAGCPVNLCYLPGTDDQPAVLARTVFVGNDYSQRFGNYFVHALSLPPGREELDGALPIDFWSAGFWSATQSPGTELPELRPTPAAVFGRASAEAFLQDAGRLGWVPRLLTAVERAIVADERSVIVLESDSEKVARWISAVCHLLPPPMARRLSFATYSYRPGRGTENLVGTVPETDFTADESALRSYFLLDAVGGQISDGAVHPLAEMLAALGPEDAQTVWSLAEPLATGREPDFAAWYPIAVAGALRADLPLEPDALATMLRWLPSAAERLRPRLVADLVERCLDHDTLTLPHCLSLIGVATGTGDENLLADTEVRAFDLLLDEPSVVPARVPRPATDRGIAYGVEQITAALSRAADRPHDTLALIAVALDARLPLRPAGLAGYGRDLVAPILLDDPDQPIPDLLAKAPDVRRGVLDGLSAALSGRETAVLAVASRLSDVVGDDELAAYPDLSRMVLLARAARRPQDRLDTLIRLTGKGVPERSVITGLWPREWTLDEAAEIVRGAPQHYWESDHLLDRLDQVLARDDEPREAWGPYFVVTQFVEDRKLGPRLSPASEDRARGMVWSRQQIRSADRVRGRQLDERVHKLLGMVGHGERPVARWLTGQIHVLLLRLDPEHLVALLPTVDPTIRRHYREHLAATLGKRPDDEVMAIAARTFETRTRLARKDRAIADELDRAFAGTVARWKTRDLDHLEKMLAGSSAKNVPAAFTKWREAEVPRGIGRFLPRRRL; encoded by the coding sequence ATGGGTGCGCCGCAGATGTACTACACCTCCTGCGAGTCGGGCCTGGCCGGCTACCCCGGCTTCCAGTTCAACGCCGCCACCCCCGGCGTCGGCGACGACGTCCTGCGCCGCGTCGAGCAGGCCACGTCGTACGAGCCGCCGCGCTCGCTGGGCTACCAGCCGACCTCCGAGCAGATCGCCGGCTGTCCGGTGAACCTCTGCTACCTGCCCGGCACCGACGACCAACCGGCCGTCCTGGCCCGTACCGTCTTCGTCGGCAACGACTACTCGCAGCGGTTCGGCAACTACTTCGTGCACGCGCTCAGCCTGCCCCCGGGCCGGGAGGAACTGGACGGCGCACTGCCGATCGACTTCTGGTCGGCCGGTTTCTGGTCGGCCACCCAGTCCCCCGGCACCGAACTGCCCGAGCTGCGCCCCACCCCGGCGGCGGTCTTCGGCCGGGCCTCGGCCGAGGCGTTCCTGCAGGACGCGGGTCGGCTCGGCTGGGTGCCGCGGCTGCTCACCGCGGTCGAGCGGGCCATCGTCGCCGACGAACGGTCGGTGATCGTGCTGGAGTCCGACAGCGAGAAGGTGGCCCGCTGGATCTCCGCCGTCTGCCACCTGCTGCCGCCGCCGATGGCCCGCCGGTTGTCCTTCGCCACCTACAGCTACCGGCCCGGACGCGGCACCGAAAACCTGGTCGGGACGGTCCCGGAAACCGACTTCACCGCCGACGAATCAGCGCTGCGCAGCTACTTCCTGCTCGACGCGGTCGGCGGACAGATCTCCGACGGCGCGGTGCACCCGCTGGCCGAGATGCTGGCGGCGCTCGGCCCGGAGGACGCCCAGACCGTCTGGTCGCTGGCCGAGCCGCTGGCCACCGGCCGGGAGCCGGACTTCGCCGCCTGGTATCCGATCGCGGTGGCCGGGGCCCTGCGCGCCGACCTGCCGCTCGAACCGGACGCGCTGGCCACCATGCTGCGCTGGCTGCCGTCGGCCGCCGAACGGCTGCGGCCACGCCTGGTCGCCGACCTCGTCGAGCGCTGCCTCGACCACGACACGCTGACCCTCCCACACTGCCTGTCGCTGATCGGGGTCGCCACCGGGACCGGTGACGAGAACCTGCTCGCCGACACCGAGGTACGCGCGTTCGACCTGCTCCTGGACGAGCCGTCGGTGGTCCCGGCACGGGTGCCTCGGCCGGCCACCGACCGGGGCATCGCCTACGGCGTCGAACAGATCACCGCCGCGCTGAGCCGCGCCGCTGATCGCCCCCACGACACGCTCGCCCTGATCGCCGTGGCCCTGGACGCCCGGCTGCCGCTACGACCGGCCGGGCTGGCCGGATACGGGCGGGACCTGGTGGCACCGATCCTGCTCGACGACCCCGACCAGCCGATCCCCGACCTGCTGGCGAAGGCCCCGGACGTACGCCGTGGTGTGCTCGACGGCCTGTCGGCGGCCCTGTCCGGCCGGGAGACCGCGGTGCTGGCGGTGGCGTCCCGGCTCAGCGACGTGGTGGGCGACGACGAACTCGCGGCCTACCCGGACCTGAGCCGGATGGTCCTGCTGGCCCGGGCCGCCCGCCGCCCGCAGGACCGCCTCGACACGCTGATCCGCCTCACCGGCAAGGGCGTCCCGGAACGATCGGTGATCACCGGGCTCTGGCCGCGGGAGTGGACCCTCGACGAGGCCGCCGAGATCGTCCGCGGTGCGCCGCAACACTACTGGGAGTCCGACCACCTGCTCGACCGGCTCGACCAGGTGCTGGCCCGCGACGACGAGCCCCGCGAAGCGTGGGGACCGTACTTCGTGGTCACCCAGTTCGTCGAGGACCGCAAGCTCGGGCCACGGCTGTCCCCCGCTTCCGAGGACCGCGCCCGCGGCATGGTCTGGTCGCGCCAGCAGATCCGCTCGGCGGACCGGGTCCGTGGCCGGCAACTCGACGAACGTGTCCACAAGCTGCTCGGCATGGTGGGTCACGGCGAGCGGCCGGTCGCCCGATGGCTCACCGGCCAGATCCACGTGCTGTTGCTCCGGCTCGACCCGGAACACCTGGTCGCCCTGCTACCGACGGTCGACCCGACGATCCGGCGGCACTATCGCGAACATCTCGCCGCCACCCTGGGCAAACGGCCCGACGACGAAGTCATGGCCATCGCCGCCCGGACGTTCGAGACGCGTACCCGCCTGGCCCGCAAGGACCGGGCGATCGCCGACGAGCTCGACCGGGCCTTCGCCGGCACCGTCGCCCGGTGGAAGACCCGGGACCTCGATCACCTGGAGAAGATGCTGGCCGGCTCCAGTGCCAAGAACGTGCCGGCCGCCTTCACGAAGTGGCGCGAGGCCGAGGTGCCCCGCGGTATCGGCCGGTTCCTGCCCCGCCGACGGCTCTGA
- a CDS encoding fibronectin type III domain-containing protein, whose protein sequence is MFDQDKYRQEVLDPARRNGNVAPADLFTRYAMSIDQIPRGDRFPAHLAEVLKYWQSLTQRRAYLRLAETLISAHRQLDQAGRLTAEHFAAERDRHTAETSQKIKEVVDDMVSGGQVVAATTVARVAAGLGVGAEADLRRELTKLRVRILDELWPLPETAPGKGRDVLRDKRLLGLRLAVDVLATDPGSPARPVTLRKGLRLNGQAVTAQMFREARDRAERRAQDDRKTATENLLVNLGDAVQRGSLDQLVLWELTEVMREAAEMPMATVRRVSREAVRVGLDSNEAEELALALLMAREGTAAPRNPTAEVEELFAAGSLRAAERLIATLPAEEGVELRQRIQEAVRKVAGLVTRAQQEIAAGRPEHAAELLTEAVREAADDTDLAGRLRMLAPPAVPSARVGAASGDHVTASWTPSPARTGGVAYQVVRTRQRPAGSATDGEVVGRTDGNEIVDSRPPAGDDLYYTVFATRSDGVWSPGTSAGPVTLLPEVTDVSVTADETSVRVGWQARSDATRVTVARADGSLVACSRGGFTEEGLQPGREYRYLIRAGYDAGNGRVIESTGVTATAMPQQAPRAVPDLVVEPLPGQDPGRLRLAWTAPAAGTVRLRSAPHRPRWQRGAELTETELDGYGSELVARAEPASDGRFALTVPMAQGRIFVTAFSVGAGRAVCGPTVSVTNTAPVARLRARRIGTQVRLSWEWPPGIGLVRVRWWSEGAEGHVEETDCWLRSYRDDGGLEIPAGSGAVHVSVATVSRDTEGEAVGSPVSVRVAGTGMRVRYRFVESNRLFRRRTRIEVSAEQVCPLPELIVVQTAGRIAPLRPDQGTTVARVPAQRLEPGRPVSVDVEVRDPRGPYRLGCFVDDHGTGGSGVVLMGTPGGH, encoded by the coding sequence ATGTTCGACCAGGACAAGTACCGCCAGGAGGTGCTCGATCCGGCCCGGCGCAACGGCAACGTCGCACCGGCGGATCTGTTCACCAGGTACGCGATGAGCATCGACCAGATCCCGCGCGGCGACAGGTTCCCGGCACATCTGGCCGAGGTCCTCAAGTACTGGCAGTCGCTGACGCAGCGGCGGGCGTACCTCCGGCTCGCCGAGACGTTGATCTCGGCACACCGGCAGCTGGATCAGGCCGGCCGGCTCACCGCCGAGCACTTCGCGGCCGAGCGGGACCGGCACACCGCCGAGACCAGTCAGAAGATCAAAGAGGTGGTCGACGACATGGTCTCCGGTGGCCAGGTCGTCGCGGCCACCACGGTCGCCCGGGTGGCGGCCGGGCTCGGCGTCGGCGCTGAGGCGGACCTGCGGCGTGAGCTGACCAAACTCCGGGTCCGGATCCTCGACGAGCTGTGGCCGCTGCCCGAGACCGCCCCCGGCAAGGGCCGCGACGTGCTGCGCGACAAGCGGCTGCTCGGCCTGCGGCTGGCCGTCGACGTGCTGGCCACCGACCCCGGCAGCCCGGCCCGCCCGGTGACGCTGCGCAAGGGCCTGCGGCTGAACGGCCAGGCGGTGACCGCTCAGATGTTTCGTGAGGCGAGGGACCGGGCCGAGCGCCGGGCACAGGACGACCGCAAGACCGCCACCGAGAACCTGCTGGTCAACCTGGGTGACGCGGTCCAGCGGGGCAGTCTCGACCAGCTCGTGTTGTGGGAGCTGACCGAGGTGATGCGCGAGGCCGCGGAGATGCCGATGGCCACGGTACGGCGGGTGTCGCGCGAGGCGGTCCGGGTCGGCCTGGACTCCAACGAGGCCGAGGAGCTGGCACTGGCTCTGCTGATGGCCCGGGAGGGTACCGCGGCACCCCGGAATCCGACGGCCGAGGTGGAGGAGCTGTTCGCGGCCGGGTCGCTGCGGGCGGCCGAGCGGCTGATCGCCACGCTGCCCGCCGAGGAGGGCGTGGAGCTGCGGCAACGCATCCAGGAGGCGGTACGGAAGGTGGCCGGGCTGGTCACCCGGGCTCAGCAGGAGATCGCGGCGGGCCGTCCGGAACACGCGGCCGAGTTGCTCACCGAGGCGGTCCGGGAGGCCGCCGACGACACGGATCTGGCCGGGCGGCTGCGTATGCTGGCGCCGCCCGCGGTCCCGTCGGCCCGGGTCGGCGCGGCGTCGGGTGATCACGTGACGGCGAGCTGGACACCCAGCCCGGCACGCACCGGCGGCGTGGCCTACCAGGTGGTCCGCACCCGACAGCGGCCGGCCGGCTCGGCCACCGACGGCGAGGTCGTCGGCCGTACCGATGGAAACGAGATCGTCGATTCCCGGCCGCCGGCCGGCGACGACCTGTACTACACGGTGTTCGCCACCAGGTCGGACGGTGTCTGGTCGCCGGGCACCAGCGCCGGCCCGGTCACGCTGCTGCCCGAGGTCACCGACGTGTCGGTGACCGCCGACGAGACCTCGGTGCGGGTCGGCTGGCAGGCCCGGTCCGACGCGACCCGGGTGACCGTGGCCCGCGCCGACGGCAGCCTCGTGGCCTGTTCGCGCGGCGGTTTCACCGAGGAGGGTCTGCAACCGGGCCGGGAGTACCGGTATCTGATCCGGGCCGGATACGACGCCGGGAACGGTCGGGTCATCGAGTCGACCGGGGTGACCGCCACCGCCATGCCGCAGCAGGCGCCGCGGGCCGTACCGGATCTGGTCGTCGAACCGCTTCCCGGCCAGGATCCGGGCAGGCTGCGGCTGGCCTGGACCGCACCGGCCGCCGGCACGGTGCGGCTGCGGTCCGCGCCGCACCGGCCGCGCTGGCAACGCGGAGCCGAACTCACCGAGACCGAACTGGACGGGTACGGCTCCGAGCTGGTGGCCCGGGCCGAGCCGGCATCTGACGGCCGGTTCGCGCTGACCGTACCGATGGCGCAGGGCCGGATCTTCGTGACCGCGTTCAGTGTCGGCGCGGGCCGCGCGGTCTGCGGTCCGACCGTGTCGGTGACCAACACCGCGCCGGTCGCCCGGCTGCGGGCCCGTCGGATCGGCACCCAGGTCAGGCTGAGCTGGGAGTGGCCGCCGGGTATCGGACTGGTCCGGGTGCGGTGGTGGTCGGAGGGCGCCGAGGGGCACGTCGAGGAGACCGACTGCTGGCTGCGGTCGTACCGCGACGACGGTGGTCTGGAGATCCCGGCCGGGTCGGGTGCCGTGCACGTGTCGGTGGCCACGGTCAGCCGGGACACCGAGGGTGAGGCGGTCGGCAGCCCGGTGTCGGTACGGGTGGCCGGCACCGGGATGCGGGTGCGATACCGATTCGTGGAGAGCAACCGGCTGTTCCGCCGGCGCACCCGGATCGAGGTCAGTGCCGAGCAGGTGTGCCCGCTACCGGAGCTGATCGTGGTGCAGACCGCGGGCCGGATCGCGCCGCTGCGCCCGGACCAGGGAACGACCGTGGCGCGGGTGCCGGCTCAGCGGCTGGAGCCGGGCCGGCCGGTGTCGGTGGACGTCGAGGTACGCGATCCGCGCGGCCCGTACCGGCTGGGATGTTTCGTCGACGACCACGGGACCGGCGGGTCCGGCGTGGTGCTCATGGGAACGCCGGGAGGGCACTGA